A single window of Pungitius pungitius chromosome 20, fPunPun2.1, whole genome shotgun sequence DNA harbors:
- the fut8b gene encoding alpha-(1,6)-fucosyltransferase isoform X1, translating into MRPWAGSWRWITLVLLAWGTLLFYIGGHLVRDSEHPERSSRELSKILAKLERLKQQNEDLRRMAESLRIPEGQAEAGSLAAAGRLRSLEDQLTRAKQKIHSFQKLTGDGPGPTQEELRRRVDNGVKEFWYFVRSEVKKLANAELSERLKYADTLLQDLGHQERSIMTDLYYLSQADGVGEWRTKEAKDLSDLVQNRITYLQNPPDCSKARKLVCNINKGCGYGCQLHHVVYCFMIAYGTERTLILESHNWRYAPGGWETVFLPVSNTCTDRSGATTGHWSAPPERPQTITLPPPGLADGIKQSSSIYWFGEAHDKDVQVVELPIVDSLHPRPPYLPLAIPEDLAPRLHRLHGDPSVWWVSQFVKYLVRPQTWLEKEIQQTTAKLGFKHPIIGVHVRRTDKVGTEAAFHPIEEYMLHVEEQFQNLARRVHIDKKRVYLATDDPSLLQEAKTKYPDYEFISDNSISWSAGLHNRYTENSLRGVILDIHFLSQTDFLVCTFSSQVCRVAYEIMQTLHPDASSFFYSLDDIYYFGGQNAHNQIAVYPHQPRSSEDVPLEPGDVIGVAGNHWDGYSKGINRKLGRTGLYPSYKVKEKIETVKYPTYPEADKLLNSQKK; encoded by the exons ATGCGGCCCTGGGCGGGGTCATGGCGATGGATTACCCTGGTGCTGTTGGCCTGGGGCACGCTCCTCTTCTACATCGGCGGCCACTTGGTGAGGGACAGCGAGCACCCCGAGCGGTCCAGCCGGGAGCTCTCCAAGATCCTGGCCAAGCTGGAGCGGCTCAAGCAGCAGAATGAAGACCTGCGGCGCATGGCCGAATCGCTCAG GATACCAGAGGGTCAGGCGGAAGCCGGGTCCCTCGCTGCCGCGGGGAGGCTGCGCTCCCTGGAGGACCAGCTAACCAGAGCCAAGCAGAAGATCCACAGCTTCCAGAAACTCACTGGGGACG GCCCCGGGCCCACTCAGGAGGAGCTGCGAAGGAGGGTGGACAACGGCGTTAAGGAGTTCTGGTACTTTGTTCGCAGTGAGGTGAAGAAATTGGCCAACGCCGAGCTCAGCGAGCGGCTGAAGTATGCAGACACGCTCCTGCAGGACCTGGGACACCAGGAGAG ATCCATCATGACGGACTTGTACTACCTCAGCCAGGCGGACGGAGTCGGCGAATGGAGAACGAAGGAGGCTAAAGACCTGTCGGATCTGGTGCAGAACCGAATCACCTACCTACAG AACCCCCCTGACTGCAGCAAGGCGAGAAAGCTGGTGTGCAACATCAACAAGGGCTGCGGCTACGGCTGCCAGCTCCACCACGTCGTCTACTGCTTCATGATCGCGTACGGCACCGAGCGCACGCTCATCCTCGAGTCCCACAACTGGCGCTACGCCCCCGGTGGCTGGGAGACCGTCTTCCTGCCCGTCAGTAACACCTGCACCGACCGCTCGGGGGCCACCACTGGACACTGGTCAg CACCACCCGAGCGGCCCCAGACCATCACATTGCCTCCACCAGGCTTGGCAGATGGCATCAAGCagtcctccagcatctattGGTTTG GAGAGGCCCACGATAAGGACGTCCAGGTGGTGGAGTTGCCCATAGTGGACAGCCTCCACCCCCGGCCCCCCTACCTGCCTCTGGCCATCCCCGAGGACCTGGCGCCACGCCTGCACCGCCTGCACGGCGACCCCTCCGTGTGGTGGGTGTCCCAGTTCGTCAAGTACCTGGTGCGACCGCAGACGTGGCTGGAGAAGGAGATCCAGCAGACCACCGCCAAACTGGGCTTCAAACACCCCATCATCGG AGTCCACGTGAGGAGGACCGATAAAGTGGGGACGGAGGCGGCCTTTCATCCCATAGAGGAGTACATGCTGCATGTGGAGGAGCAGTTCCAAAACCTTGCCAGACGTGTCCACATTGACAAGAAACGCGTTTACCTGGCCACTGACGACCCGTCCCTGCTGCAGGAAGCCAAGACCAA GTACCCAGACTACGAGTTCATCAGCGATAACTCCATCTCGTGGTCGGCAGGCCTTCACAACCGATACACGGAGAACTCGCTCAGAGGCGTCATCCTGgacatccacttcctgtctcagaCCGACTTCCTGGTCTGCACATTCTCCTCTCAG GTCTGCCGCGTGGCCTACGAGATCATGCAGACGCTGCATCCAGacgcttcctccttcttctACTCCCTGGATGACATCTACTACTTTGGAGGTCAAAATGCCCACAACCAGATCGCCGTCTACCCCCACCAGCCGCGCAGCAGCGAGGACGTTCCCCTGGAGCCGGGGGACGTGATCGGCGTGGCCGGCAACCACTGGGACGGGTACTCCAAGGGCATCAACCGCAAGCTGGGCCGCACGGGCCTCTACCCTTCCTACAAGGTCAAAGAGAAGATCGAGACCGTGAAGTACCCGACGTACCCCGAGGCGGACAAGCTGCTCAACTCGCAGAAGAAgtag
- the fut8b gene encoding alpha-(1,6)-fucosyltransferase isoform X2 produces MRPWAGSWRWITLVLLAWGTLLFYIGGHLVRDSEHPERSSRELSKILAKLERLKQQNEDLRRMAESLRIPEGQAEAGSLAAAGRLRSLEDQLTRAKQKIHSFQKLTGDGPGPTQEELRRRVDNGVKEFWYFVRSEVKKLANAELSERLKYADTLLQDLGHQERSIMTDLYYLSQADGVGEWRTKEAKDLSDLVQNRITYLQNPPDCSKARKLVCNINKGCGYGCQLHHVVYCFMIAYGTERTLILESHNWRYAPGGWETVFLPVSNTCTDRSGATTGHWSGEAHDKDVQVVELPIVDSLHPRPPYLPLAIPEDLAPRLHRLHGDPSVWWVSQFVKYLVRPQTWLEKEIQQTTAKLGFKHPIIGVHVRRTDKVGTEAAFHPIEEYMLHVEEQFQNLARRVHIDKKRVYLATDDPSLLQEAKTKYPDYEFISDNSISWSAGLHNRYTENSLRGVILDIHFLSQTDFLVCTFSSQVCRVAYEIMQTLHPDASSFFYSLDDIYYFGGQNAHNQIAVYPHQPRSSEDVPLEPGDVIGVAGNHWDGYSKGINRKLGRTGLYPSYKVKEKIETVKYPTYPEADKLLNSQKK; encoded by the exons ATGCGGCCCTGGGCGGGGTCATGGCGATGGATTACCCTGGTGCTGTTGGCCTGGGGCACGCTCCTCTTCTACATCGGCGGCCACTTGGTGAGGGACAGCGAGCACCCCGAGCGGTCCAGCCGGGAGCTCTCCAAGATCCTGGCCAAGCTGGAGCGGCTCAAGCAGCAGAATGAAGACCTGCGGCGCATGGCCGAATCGCTCAG GATACCAGAGGGTCAGGCGGAAGCCGGGTCCCTCGCTGCCGCGGGGAGGCTGCGCTCCCTGGAGGACCAGCTAACCAGAGCCAAGCAGAAGATCCACAGCTTCCAGAAACTCACTGGGGACG GCCCCGGGCCCACTCAGGAGGAGCTGCGAAGGAGGGTGGACAACGGCGTTAAGGAGTTCTGGTACTTTGTTCGCAGTGAGGTGAAGAAATTGGCCAACGCCGAGCTCAGCGAGCGGCTGAAGTATGCAGACACGCTCCTGCAGGACCTGGGACACCAGGAGAG ATCCATCATGACGGACTTGTACTACCTCAGCCAGGCGGACGGAGTCGGCGAATGGAGAACGAAGGAGGCTAAAGACCTGTCGGATCTGGTGCAGAACCGAATCACCTACCTACAG AACCCCCCTGACTGCAGCAAGGCGAGAAAGCTGGTGTGCAACATCAACAAGGGCTGCGGCTACGGCTGCCAGCTCCACCACGTCGTCTACTGCTTCATGATCGCGTACGGCACCGAGCGCACGCTCATCCTCGAGTCCCACAACTGGCGCTACGCCCCCGGTGGCTGGGAGACCGTCTTCCTGCCCGTCAGTAACACCTGCACCGACCGCTCGGGGGCCACCACTGGACACTGGTCAg GAGAGGCCCACGATAAGGACGTCCAGGTGGTGGAGTTGCCCATAGTGGACAGCCTCCACCCCCGGCCCCCCTACCTGCCTCTGGCCATCCCCGAGGACCTGGCGCCACGCCTGCACCGCCTGCACGGCGACCCCTCCGTGTGGTGGGTGTCCCAGTTCGTCAAGTACCTGGTGCGACCGCAGACGTGGCTGGAGAAGGAGATCCAGCAGACCACCGCCAAACTGGGCTTCAAACACCCCATCATCGG AGTCCACGTGAGGAGGACCGATAAAGTGGGGACGGAGGCGGCCTTTCATCCCATAGAGGAGTACATGCTGCATGTGGAGGAGCAGTTCCAAAACCTTGCCAGACGTGTCCACATTGACAAGAAACGCGTTTACCTGGCCACTGACGACCCGTCCCTGCTGCAGGAAGCCAAGACCAA GTACCCAGACTACGAGTTCATCAGCGATAACTCCATCTCGTGGTCGGCAGGCCTTCACAACCGATACACGGAGAACTCGCTCAGAGGCGTCATCCTGgacatccacttcctgtctcagaCCGACTTCCTGGTCTGCACATTCTCCTCTCAG GTCTGCCGCGTGGCCTACGAGATCATGCAGACGCTGCATCCAGacgcttcctccttcttctACTCCCTGGATGACATCTACTACTTTGGAGGTCAAAATGCCCACAACCAGATCGCCGTCTACCCCCACCAGCCGCGCAGCAGCGAGGACGTTCCCCTGGAGCCGGGGGACGTGATCGGCGTGGCCGGCAACCACTGGGACGGGTACTCCAAGGGCATCAACCGCAAGCTGGGCCGCACGGGCCTCTACCCTTCCTACAAGGTCAAAGAGAAGATCGAGACCGTGAAGTACCCGACGTACCCCGAGGCGGACAAGCTGCTCAACTCGCAGAAGAAgtag